The window ACGTTATGGTCCCGCCACATGCTCGAATAGACCGGATGGGCTACCTCCAGCGGGGCGCCACGCGCCAGCCGGGTCGCGGCATCGACGGCGCCAGTGAGCGCGGCGACCTCGCGCTCGGCGGCCTCGAAACCGTGGCGTACGACAACCGGCTCGACATCAAAGCTCTCGACATCGACGCTGCGCATGGCCGAAGTGATCCCGTGCATGGCCTCGGCCGCCTTCTGGCGCGGATTGAGGCCGACCTCGATGTAGAGCGCACAGATCTCGGTGCCGGCGCCAAAGTCAGTAGGCATTCCGCCGCGCACCGAAGCAATCTGCACTTTGGGCGCGACCTCGCCGCTCGCGGTGCGCAAGATCGAATTCGCCTCCCACGTGAGCCCCCAGGCGTGGAGCGCCTCGATCACCGGGCCAAGCCGATAGATCGGGTTGGGGTGGGCCGTCGCCAGGCGCGGCGCTTCCAGGATCGGCGTGAACATGCCCTGCCCGTAGATGCGCACACGAAAGACCGCATAGCCCGAGCCCTGCCAGGTGAGGCCGAAGTCGGTGCCTTCCGCCGCGATGGCGTAATCGGGCGCGACGCCGCCGTGGTGGAACAGGTAATGGGCGCCGATGTCCTTGCCCATGTAGTCGATCCCGGCAAATTCCTCGATCGGTTCAGGGCCGATCTCGCCCGGGCACGCAGTCAGCCAGGTCTTTCCGGCAAGCCCGATGCCTGCCTTCTTCAGTGCCTTCGCCGCGATCAGGAAGCAGGACATGGGCCCCCGGTCATTGGAGATGGGAAAGCCGCGAAGGCGTCCCTCCTCGTCGAGCCAGCACTTCGTCCACTCAGGGTCGGCCATCGTGCTCTCGCGGTAGCGGAAGCGGTCCTGCTCGGCGATGCCGCTCGGGCTCTCGGTATCGAGATGGGCGGTGAAGAGCAGGTTCGCGCCCGGCGCGGTGCCGCCATATTCGCCGATCACGTTGGGGCGCTCGGGCACGGCGCCGACCTTGCGCGGCTTGAAGCCTTCGCGGCCCATCCAGTCGTGGACAAACTCGGCCGCGGCCAGTTCCTCGCGCGAGCGGCTGGGGATGTTGCCCAGCTCCAGCGCCAGTGCGACCAGTTCGTCGGTATCGATCGCGGCGGCAATCGCCTCGCGCTCCTCCTCGCTCACCGCGTAAGGGGCAGCGGCAGGATCAGCGAAGATGGGGGCAGAGGCAGGAATATCGGCCACGAAAGATCCTTGTCTTGTCAGGTGTTGCCGGAGGGAAGGCGTCAGTGGGATGGCACGGGCATGGCGTCCGGGGAAGT is drawn from Novosphingobium decolorationis and contains these coding sequences:
- a CDS encoding peptidase M20 translates to MADIPASAPIFADPAAAPYAVSEEEREAIAAAIDTDELVALALELGNIPSRSREELAAAEFVHDWMGREGFKPRKVGAVPERPNVIGEYGGTAPGANLLFTAHLDTESPSGIAEQDRFRYRESTMADPEWTKCWLDEEGRLRGFPISNDRGPMSCFLIAAKALKKAGIGLAGKTWLTACPGEIGPEPIEEFAGIDYMGKDIGAHYLFHHGGVAPDYAIAAEGTDFGLTWQGSGYAVFRVRIYGQGMFTPILEAPRLATAHPNPIYRLGPVIEALHAWGLTWEANSILRTASGEVAPKVQIASVRGGMPTDFGAGTEICALYIEVGLNPRQKAAEAMHGITSAMRSVDVESFDVEPVVVRHGFEAAEREVAALTGAVDAATRLARGAPLEVAHPVYSSMWRDHNVFNMHRIPAVTTGMPRWRPTPDDMASSALVYALTMLAVCGRGEAPGDDGPTSVYGSAETPFES